The following coding sequences are from one Bradyrhizobium sp. WSM471 window:
- a CDS encoding TAXI family TRAP transporter solute-binding subunit, producing the protein MKLSLKRLFGRSMTGGLDLAEAPNPPSPRSSARKTALVTLALVLAIVGALAGGYYFAMRPETLKIAVGPANSDDVKVVQALTQAFAQHKSSVRLRPIQTDGATASANLLAEGKADLAIVRGDLDVPKNAQAVATLRKNVVVLWSVPVKGKKKGAKITKIAQLAGHRVGVVGRTQANVNLLKVILQQYGVDPAKVEIVQFPANEVAEAIKSQKVDAYLAAGPVNSKITSDAIATSAKEFGTPTFLAIDSADAIAQNHPVYEAAEIPAGTYGGSPDRPDDEVKTISFSHHIVARKAVSETTIAAFTRQLFSARQQLVTEFPLAAKIETPDTDKDAVIPVHPGAAAFVDGEEKTFLDRYSDYIWWTLMALSAMGSIGAWFAGYLKKDERDNNSHLRERLLDMITAARKSETTEDLDQMQTEADEILRDTLRCYDHGAIEEGALTAFNIALDQFHAAVADRKAVLFSLPQNLQRAGAQFRAASNA; encoded by the coding sequence ATGAAACTGAGCCTCAAGCGACTGTTCGGGAGATCGATGACCGGGGGATTGGACCTGGCCGAAGCGCCCAACCCGCCCTCGCCGCGATCATCGGCGCGGAAGACGGCGCTCGTGACTCTCGCGCTGGTGCTCGCGATCGTCGGCGCGCTCGCCGGCGGCTACTACTTTGCCATGCGGCCGGAGACGCTGAAGATCGCGGTCGGCCCCGCCAACAGCGATGACGTCAAGGTTGTGCAGGCGCTGACCCAGGCCTTCGCGCAGCACAAGAGTTCTGTGCGGTTGCGCCCGATCCAGACCGATGGCGCCACCGCCAGCGCCAATCTGCTGGCGGAAGGCAAAGCCGATCTTGCCATCGTGCGCGGCGATCTCGACGTGCCGAAAAATGCACAAGCCGTTGCGACCCTGCGCAAGAATGTCGTGGTGTTGTGGTCGGTACCCGTCAAAGGCAAGAAGAAGGGCGCGAAGATCACCAAGATCGCGCAGCTCGCCGGACATCGGGTCGGCGTGGTTGGCCGCACCCAGGCCAACGTCAATTTGCTCAAGGTGATCCTGCAGCAATACGGCGTCGATCCCGCCAAGGTCGAGATCGTGCAATTCCCGGCCAATGAAGTTGCCGAGGCGATCAAGTCGCAGAAGGTCGATGCCTATCTCGCGGCCGGTCCCGTCAACAGCAAGATCACTTCGGACGCGATCGCCACTTCCGCCAAGGAGTTCGGCACGCCGACTTTCCTCGCGATCGATTCCGCCGATGCGATAGCGCAAAATCATCCGGTCTATGAAGCGGCCGAGATTCCCGCGGGCACTTACGGCGGCTCGCCCGATCGTCCCGACGACGAGGTCAAGACCATCAGCTTCTCGCACCACATCGTGGCGCGCAAAGCCGTGTCCGAAACCACCATCGCGGCGTTCACGCGCCAGCTGTTCTCCGCACGCCAGCAATTGGTGACGGAATTCCCGCTGGCGGCGAAGATCGAAACGCCAGACACCGACAAGGATGCGGTGATTCCCGTGCATCCCGGCGCCGCCGCTTTCGTCGACGGCGAAGAAAAGACCTTCCTCGACAGATACAGCGATTACATCTGGTGGACCCTGATGGCGCTCTCGGCCATGGGCTCGATCGGCGCCTGGTTTGCGGGCTATCTGAAAAAGGACGAGCGCGACAACAACAGCCATCTGCGCGAGCGGCTGCTCGACATGATCACCGCCGCTCGAAAGAGCGAAACGACCGAAGATCTCGATCAGATGCAGACCGAGGCCGACGAGATTCTGCGCGACACGCTGCGCTGCTACGACCACGGCGCGATCGAGGAAGGTGCGCTCACCGCCTTCAACATCGCGCTCGACCAGTTCCATGCGGCGGTT
- a CDS encoding 4a-hydroxytetrahydrobiopterin dehydratase: MAERLSAEARRQALGGLPDWSEVQGRDAIGKTFVFKDFNEAFGFMTRAALVAEKMDHHPEWRNVYKTVEVVLSTHDAGGVTALDIELARTMNAIAKPTPG, encoded by the coding sequence ATGGCAGAACGGCTCTCGGCGGAGGCGCGCAGGCAGGCGCTGGGCGGATTACCTGATTGGAGCGAGGTTCAGGGACGCGACGCGATCGGGAAAACCTTTGTCTTCAAGGATTTCAACGAGGCGTTCGGCTTCATGACCCGCGCGGCACTGGTCGCCGAGAAGATGGACCACCACCCCGAATGGCGCAATGTCTACAAGACGGTGGAGGTGGTGCTGTCGACCCATGACGCCGGCGGCGTCACCGCGCTCGACATCGAGCTCGCCAGGACGATGAACGCCATCGCCAAGCCGACACCAGGCTGA
- a CDS encoding YkvA family protein, with protein MAAEHSVGFEPADRLAEDRESVRRRFWRKLKRVAAQLPFAEDLLAAYYCAFDRQTPRHVQASLLGAIAYFILPFDFVPDVMPILGFTDDAAVLATAIRMVASHITNEHREAARAALKRGVDGGEAEAAQ; from the coding sequence ATGGCTGCCGAACACAGCGTCGGTTTCGAGCCGGCCGACCGGCTCGCGGAAGATCGTGAGAGCGTGCGCCGCCGCTTCTGGCGCAAGCTGAAGCGTGTCGCCGCGCAACTGCCGTTCGCGGAGGATCTGCTCGCCGCCTACTACTGCGCCTTCGACCGGCAGACGCCGCGCCATGTCCAGGCCTCGCTGCTCGGGGCGATCGCCTATTTCATCCTGCCGTTTGATTTCGTTCCCGACGTGATGCCGATCCTCGGCTTCACCGATGACGCCGCCGTGCTCGCCACCGCGATCCGCATGGTTGCCAGCCACATCACGAACGAGCATCGCGAAGCCGCCCGCGCCGCGCTGAAGCGCGGGGTGGATGGGGGCGAGGCGGAAGCCGCGCAGTAG
- a CDS encoding NADPH:quinone oxidoreductase family protein produces MKAILCSQYCQPDDLVLADVPDPVAGPGEAVIAIKAAALNFFDILMIQGKYQIKPPFPFSPAAEVAGVIESIGPGVTDLKVGDRVVASCGHNGAREKIALPAASIVKIPDNLDYDRAAGIIIIYGTALHALEDRASPKPGETLAVLGAAGGTGLAACELGKLMGLKVIACASSDEKLEFAKAHGAELTLNYGKEDLKEGLRKLTGGKGVDIIFDPVGGTYAEQALRSIAWEGRFLVIGFAAGDIPKMPLNLALLKGCDIRGVFWGAWTRLNPEKNRANLEKLVKWTAEGKISSHVDRVFPLAQTADALKVLAGRQAMGKVILHP; encoded by the coding sequence ATGAAAGCCATCCTCTGCTCGCAATATTGCCAGCCCGACGATCTCGTTCTGGCCGACGTGCCGGATCCGGTGGCCGGTCCCGGCGAAGCCGTGATCGCGATCAAGGCTGCGGCGCTGAACTTCTTCGACATCCTGATGATCCAGGGCAAGTACCAGATCAAGCCGCCATTCCCGTTCTCGCCGGCCGCCGAAGTGGCTGGGGTGATCGAGAGCATCGGCCCCGGCGTGACCGATCTGAAGGTCGGCGATCGCGTCGTCGCCTCCTGCGGCCACAACGGCGCGCGCGAAAAGATTGCGCTGCCGGCGGCATCGATCGTGAAGATCCCCGACAATCTCGATTATGACCGCGCGGCCGGAATCATCATCATCTACGGCACCGCGCTGCACGCGCTGGAAGATCGCGCCAGCCCAAAGCCGGGCGAGACGCTCGCGGTGCTCGGCGCCGCCGGCGGCACCGGACTTGCCGCGTGCGAGCTCGGCAAGCTGATGGGCCTGAAGGTGATCGCCTGCGCCTCGTCGGACGAGAAGCTCGAATTCGCGAAGGCGCACGGCGCAGAACTCACGCTCAATTACGGCAAGGAAGATTTGAAGGAAGGCTTGCGAAAGCTCACCGGCGGCAAGGGCGTCGACATCATCTTCGATCCCGTGGGCGGGACCTATGCCGAGCAGGCGCTGCGCTCGATTGCCTGGGAAGGCCGTTTCCTCGTGATCGGCTTCGCCGCCGGCGATATTCCGAAGATGCCGCTGAACCTTGCGCTGCTAAAAGGCTGTGACATCCGCGGCGTGTTCTGGGGCGCGTGGACGCGCCTCAACCCGGAAAAGAACCGCGCCAATCTCGAGAAGCTCGTGAAGTGGACGGCGGAAGGAAAGATCTCCTCGCATGTCGACCGCGTCTTCCCGCTGGCGCAGACGGCGGATGCGCTGAAGGTGCTCGCGGGACGTCAGGCCATGGGCAAGGTGATTTTGCATCCCTGA
- a CDS encoding SDR family oxidoreductase, with amino-acid sequence MFETGLLKDKRILVTGGGSGLGAAMARRFLALGAELVICGRKLDRLEAAASEMRAQTGGRVTTIACDIRDGTAVDVMMDAIWREAPLDILVNNAAATFIAQSEHLSFRAADAILAPTLHGAMYCTLAAGKRWIDGKHGGVVLSILSTSTITGRAFTVPSAMAKSAVLAMTKSLAVEWGPKGIRAVAIAPGPFPTAGASGQLRPEGRDEGWAARNPMGRAGEHGELADLASFLVSDRAGYINGEMVVIDGGAHLRSSGAEDLLRWTDAQWAEQRAARSRA; translated from the coding sequence ATGTTTGAAACAGGTCTGCTCAAGGACAAGCGCATCCTCGTCACCGGCGGCGGTTCGGGTCTCGGTGCTGCAATGGCGCGCCGCTTCCTCGCGCTCGGCGCCGAGCTCGTGATCTGCGGCCGCAAGCTCGATCGGCTTGAGGCGGCAGCGAGCGAGATGCGCGCGCAAACCGGCGGCAGGGTCACGACGATCGCCTGCGATATTCGCGATGGCACCGCCGTCGATGTGATGATGGACGCCATCTGGCGCGAGGCGCCGCTCGATATTCTCGTCAACAATGCGGCTGCGACTTTCATTGCGCAGAGCGAACATCTCTCATTCCGCGCCGCGGATGCGATCCTCGCGCCGACGCTGCATGGTGCGATGTATTGCACGCTTGCCGCCGGCAAGCGCTGGATCGACGGCAAGCATGGCGGCGTCGTGCTCTCGATCCTCTCGACCTCGACCATCACCGGCCGCGCCTTCACCGTGCCGTCGGCGATGGCGAAGTCGGCCGTGCTGGCGATGACCAAAAGTCTCGCGGTGGAATGGGGCCCGAAGGGCATCCGCGCTGTCGCAATCGCGCCGGGACCATTCCCGACCGCCGGCGCCTCGGGCCAGCTCCGCCCCGAGGGTCGCGACGAAGGGTGGGCCGCGCGCAACCCGATGGGACGCGCCGGCGAACACGGCGAGCTTGCCGACCTCGCCAGCTTCCTGGTCTCCGACCGTGCAGGCTATATCAACGGCGAGATGGTGGTGATCGATGGTGGCGCGCATTTGCGCAGCTCCGGCGCCGAGGATCTGTTGCGCTGGACCGATGCGCAATGGGCGGAGCAGCGCGCGGCGCGATCCAGGGCCTAG
- a CDS encoding invasion associated locus B family protein, which yields MWRVLILALMTGVAACGITDSARAQTAQPAPKTAPKSAAPVANTTGKTAAKPESKPAAPHAAVAGGAEPTLIGQFGTWGAYSAAPNGKKVCFALAKPSSSKTNPPNRPRDPAYAFVSTRPAEKVNNEVSVMIGYALKPGSESSVEVGGAAFAMYSQGDGLWIKNAAEEERMVEAMRKSADLVVKGMSSKGTETTDTFSLKGLAQALDKIAQDCRR from the coding sequence ATGTGGCGGGTGCTGATTTTAGCTTTGATGACGGGCGTGGCGGCCTGTGGGATCACCGATTCCGCACGGGCGCAGACGGCGCAACCTGCGCCCAAAACTGCACCGAAATCGGCTGCGCCGGTCGCCAATACCACCGGAAAAACGGCTGCAAAGCCCGAGAGCAAGCCGGCGGCCCCGCACGCGGCGGTTGCGGGCGGTGCCGAGCCGACCCTGATCGGTCAGTTCGGCACCTGGGGCGCCTATTCGGCCGCGCCCAATGGCAAAAAGGTCTGCTTCGCGCTGGCCAAGCCGTCGTCGTCGAAGACCAACCCGCCGAATCGGCCGCGCGATCCGGCCTATGCCTTCGTCTCCACCCGCCCGGCGGAGAAGGTCAACAACGAAGTCTCGGTCATGATCGGCTACGCGCTGAAGCCGGGCTCTGAATCCTCGGTCGAGGTCGGCGGGGCCGCTTTCGCCATGTACTCGCAGGGCGACGGTCTCTGGATCAAGAACGCGGCCGAGGAAGAGCGGATGGTCGAGGCCATGCGCAAATCCGCCGATCTCGTGGTCAAGGGCATGTCGTCCAAGGGGACCGAGACGACCGACACCTTTTCGCTGAAGGGCCTTGCCCAGGCGCTCGACAAGATCGCGCAGGATTGCAGGCGTTAA
- the rlmN gene encoding 23S rRNA (adenine(2503)-C(2))-methyltransferase RlmN, whose amino-acid sequence MQPTTEPHNTTLVEKTPLETYVPPAKPSLIGLSRTELADRLGEIGVAPAQRKMRVQQLWHWMYFRGAQNFEEMTSVSKGIRADLAQHFTVDRPEVVAEQISNDGTRKWLLRLPSGDNVERAHEVECVYIPETDRGTLCVSSQVGCTLNCSFCHTGTQRLVRNLTAGEIVGQVMVARDRLNDWADREDGTRRVTNIVMMGMGEPLYNFDAVRDALLIVGDNEGIGISRRRITLSTSGVVPNIVRAGEEIGVMLAISLHAVRDELRNELVPLNRKYPIKELLQACRDYPGASNARRITFEYVMLKGVNDSLDDAKLLVKMLKGIHAKINLIPFNPWPGTAYECSDWDQIEKFSEYVFNAGYSSPVRTPRGRDILAACGQLKSETEKLSARERQTLRAMAMTD is encoded by the coding sequence ATGCAACCGACGACTGAGCCGCACAACACAACGCTGGTGGAGAAGACTCCGCTCGAAACCTATGTGCCGCCGGCCAAACCGTCGCTGATCGGCCTGTCGCGCACCGAGCTTGCCGATCGCCTCGGCGAGATCGGCGTTGCGCCGGCGCAGCGCAAGATGCGCGTGCAGCAGCTGTGGCACTGGATGTATTTCCGTGGCGCCCAGAATTTCGAAGAGATGACGTCGGTCTCGAAGGGCATTCGCGCCGATCTCGCGCAACATTTCACCGTCGACCGGCCCGAAGTCGTGGCCGAGCAGATCTCCAACGACGGCACCCGCAAATGGTTGCTGCGGTTGCCGAGCGGCGACAATGTCGAGCGGGCGCATGAAGTCGAGTGCGTCTACATCCCCGAAACCGATCGCGGCACGCTGTGTGTGTCCTCCCAGGTCGGCTGCACGCTGAACTGCTCCTTCTGTCACACCGGCACGCAGCGCCTGGTGCGCAACCTCACCGCCGGCGAGATCGTGGGACAGGTGATGGTCGCGCGGGATCGTCTGAACGACTGGGCCGATCGCGAAGACGGCACGCGCCGCGTCACCAACATCGTGATGATGGGCATGGGCGAGCCGCTCTACAATTTCGACGCGGTGCGCGACGCGCTGCTCATCGTTGGCGACAACGAAGGCATCGGCATCTCCCGCCGCCGCATCACGCTGTCGACTTCGGGCGTGGTGCCGAACATCGTGCGCGCGGGCGAGGAAATCGGCGTCATGCTCGCGATCTCGCTGCATGCGGTGCGCGACGAGCTGCGTAACGAACTGGTGCCGCTCAACCGCAAATATCCGATCAAGGAATTGCTGCAGGCCTGCCGCGATTATCCGGGCGCCTCGAACGCGCGGCGCATCACCTTCGAATATGTGATGCTCAAGGGCGTCAATGACTCGCTCGACGATGCCAAGCTGCTGGTGAAGATGCTCAAGGGCATTCATGCCAAGATCAATCTGATCCCGTTCAACCCCTGGCCCGGCACCGCCTATGAGTGCTCGGATTGGGACCAGATCGAAAAATTCTCCGAATACGTCTTCAACGCCGGCTATTCCTCGCCGGTGCGCACCCCGCGCGGCCGCGACATTCTGGCCGCCTGCGGCCAGCTCAAGTCGGAGACGGAAAAGCTTTCGGCGCGCGAGCGCCAGACGCTACGCGCCATGGCGATGACGGACTGA
- a CDS encoding phosphatase PAP2 family protein has protein sequence MNRTGLFIALALWLVIGVVFGLYPELDLKLAALFFDPATKSFPLKLNDWAGFARDAAMWVAWAFVLPALVALVVKMVKPDRPLMVSGRAIVFLLVTIIMSAGILTNLAFKSYWGRPRPVVVTQFAGDQQFVPWWDPRGGCARNCSFFSGEGATAFWTLAPAALAPPPWRPLAYAGAVMFGLVTSGLRMAFGGHFFTDVSIAGLVTFVVIWFAYALIYRWPRTRFSDEAVDAALTRLNMPAYRLRQRLFGRKAGAEPSV, from the coding sequence ATGAACCGGACTGGACTCTTCATCGCCCTGGCGCTGTGGCTCGTGATTGGCGTTGTTTTCGGCCTCTATCCCGAGCTTGATCTCAAGCTTGCCGCGCTATTCTTCGACCCCGCGACGAAGTCGTTTCCGCTCAAGCTGAACGATTGGGCCGGCTTCGCGCGCGATGCCGCGATGTGGGTCGCCTGGGCCTTCGTGCTGCCCGCGCTGGTCGCGCTTGTGGTCAAGATGGTCAAGCCCGACCGCCCGCTGATGGTATCCGGGCGCGCGATCGTCTTCCTGCTGGTCACGATCATCATGTCGGCCGGCATCCTTACCAATCTCGCCTTCAAGTCCTATTGGGGCCGGCCGCGCCCGGTGGTGGTGACGCAGTTTGCCGGCGACCAGCAATTCGTGCCGTGGTGGGATCCACGCGGTGGCTGCGCGCGCAACTGCTCGTTCTTCTCGGGCGAGGGCGCGACCGCGTTCTGGACGCTGGCGCCCGCCGCACTGGCACCGCCGCCGTGGCGACCGCTCGCTTATGCCGGAGCCGTGATGTTCGGGCTCGTGACCAGCGGGCTACGGATGGCCTTTGGCGGCCACTTCTTCACCGATGTCTCGATCGCCGGCCTCGTCACCTTCGTCGTGATCTGGTTTGCCTACGCGCTGATTTACCGCTGGCCGCGGACCCGGTTTTCGGACGAGGCGGTCGATGCGGCCCTGACCCGGCTGAACATGCCCGCCTACCGGCTCCGCCAGCGCCTGTTCGGCCGCAAGGCGGGTGCCGAGCCGTCAGTTTGA
- the argG gene encoding argininosuccinate synthase, producing MTTILKSLPKGEKVGIAFSGGLDTSAALLWMKQKGARCYAYTANLGQPDEADYNEIPRKAMEFGAEKALLVDCRTQLVHEGIAAIQSGAFHISTGGITYFNTTPLGRAVTGTMLVAAMKEDGVNIWGDGSTFKGNDIERFYRYGLLTNPGLRIYKPWLDQQFIDELGGRAEMSAFMTAQGFAYKMSAEKAYSTDSNLLGATHEAKDLESLDSGIKIVNPIMGVPFWRDDCNVKAEKVVVRFEEGQPVALNGQTFSDPVALFLEANTIGGRHGLGMSDQIENRIIEAKSRGIYEAPGMALLHIAYERLVTGIHNEDTIEQYRISGMRLGRLLYQGRWFDSQALMLRETAQRWVARAVTGEVALELRRGNDYSILNTESPNLTYAPERLSMEKVEDAAFTPADRIGQLTMRNLDINDTRAKLKLYSDTGLLSGSEGSQIFQLESDKG from the coding sequence ATGACCACGATCCTGAAAAGCCTGCCCAAGGGTGAGAAAGTCGGCATCGCTTTTTCGGGCGGCCTCGACACGTCAGCGGCGCTGCTCTGGATGAAGCAAAAGGGCGCGCGCTGCTACGCCTATACCGCCAATCTCGGCCAGCCCGACGAAGCCGACTACAACGAGATCCCACGCAAGGCGATGGAGTTCGGCGCGGAGAAAGCGCTGCTGGTCGATTGCCGCACGCAGCTCGTTCACGAAGGCATCGCCGCGATCCAGTCCGGCGCCTTCCATATCTCGACCGGCGGCATCACCTATTTCAACACCACGCCATTGGGGCGCGCCGTCACCGGCACGATGCTGGTCGCGGCGATGAAGGAGGACGGCGTCAACATCTGGGGCGACGGCTCGACCTTCAAGGGCAACGACATCGAGCGCTTCTATCGCTACGGCCTGCTGACCAATCCGGGCCTGCGCATCTACAAGCCCTGGCTCGACCAGCAGTTCATCGACGAGCTCGGCGGCCGCGCCGAGATGTCGGCGTTCATGACGGCCCAGGGCTTTGCCTATAAGATGAGTGCCGAGAAGGCCTATTCGACCGACAGCAATCTGCTCGGCGCGACGCATGAAGCCAAGGATCTCGAAAGCCTCGACAGCGGCATCAAGATCGTCAACCCGATCATGGGCGTGCCGTTCTGGCGTGACGACTGCAACGTCAAGGCCGAGAAGGTCGTGGTGCGTTTCGAGGAAGGCCAGCCGGTCGCGCTGAACGGCCAGACCTTCAGCGATCCCGTCGCGCTGTTCCTCGAAGCCAACACGATCGGCGGACGCCACGGCCTTGGCATGAGCGATCAGATCGAGAACCGCATCATCGAGGCCAAGAGCCGCGGCATCTATGAAGCGCCCGGCATGGCGCTGCTGCACATCGCCTATGAGCGCCTCGTCACCGGCATCCACAACGAGGACACCATCGAGCAGTACCGCATCAGCGGCATGCGCTTGGGACGTCTGCTCTATCAGGGCCGCTGGTTCGATTCGCAGGCCCTGATGCTGCGCGAGACCGCGCAGCGCTGGGTCGCGCGCGCGGTCACCGGCGAGGTGGCGCTCGAGCTGCGCCGCGGCAACGACTACTCGATCCTCAACACCGAAAGCCCGAACCTGACCTATGCGCCGGAGCGGCTCAGCATGGAGAAGGTCGAGGACGCGGCGTTCACGCCGGCCGATCGCATCGGTCAGCTCACCATGCGCAACCTCGACATCAACGATACCCGCGCCAAGCTGAAGCTCTACAGCGACACGGGCCTGTTGTCCGGCAGTGAAGGCTCGCAGATTTTCCAGCTGGAGAGCGACAAGGGCTGA
- a CDS encoding OmpA family protein: protein MTNLRFVLLATTALTAMQFASSASHAQGAQPLVVAQAQPQETGPDGKPKQAPKGPPAAAPPAAPARPAAPPPAAAPPHPPAPPPPAAAPPRPAAPPPPPPPPAARPAPPPPPPPPAAPKPPSPPPAAAPQQHAPPPAPPAARPAPTPPAPPPAAAPQQHAPTPPPATPPAARPTPTPPTAAPQQHAPTPPPPPAAGPSGRPAPAPTATPPAPAAPAARPATPAGPTATPAPTATPAPTATPAPGSTPPTGRPGAPPPGGRPGAPPAGSATPTPGATPAPTATPTPGGAPTPPPGRPGAGPTPAPGATPAPAATPTPGQQGGTPPAGAPAAPPTQPQAGAPPRPPAPPAGAAAPSTVPGSAAATPPPNRAQYAPPTVAPAFRTAPRVAAPLPPAPRPPQRDLTPLAIGAGVVAGAVIGATIADLHNQRRESVEGGRTVYTEPDRIIIRDPGGQTYVRGNDLYRFRYGARDIRTETVGADTRTVVIRPDGSEIITVVGPDGRLLRRIRRDPRGRELIIIDNSYRDPQSVGGFYVDAPPPVVNIPYDRYIVDAQEASPDVIYQTMRAPPVQRIDRRYTLDEIRYSPNVRMQMPSIDVNSITFETGSWTIPPDQASKLQVIADGLNQAIQANPRAVFLIEGHTDAVGNDVDNLSLSDRRAQSAAELLTQQFGVPSENLTSQGYGEQYLKEQTQGPSAINRRVTVRNITPLLNGGQASLPPPPPGTAPPR from the coding sequence ATGACTAATCTTCGTTTCGTGCTGCTTGCCACCACGGCTCTGACCGCGATGCAGTTCGCAAGCTCCGCATCGCATGCGCAAGGCGCGCAGCCGCTCGTCGTCGCGCAGGCGCAGCCACAAGAGACCGGCCCTGACGGAAAACCGAAGCAGGCGCCGAAGGGACCGCCAGCGGCCGCGCCGCCTGCGGCGCCCGCGCGCCCGGCCGCACCGCCGCCCGCAGCTGCACCGCCCCATCCGCCCGCGCCGCCTCCTCCGGCTGCCGCACCGCCGCGCCCAGCAGCGCCGCCCCCGCCTCCGCCGCCACCGGCAGCCCGTCCGGCACCGCCGCCGCCCCCACCACCGCCTGCCGCCCCTAAGCCGCCTTCGCCGCCCCCGGCTGCGGCTCCGCAACAGCATGCGCCGCCTCCTGCACCGCCCGCGGCACGCCCGGCTCCCACGCCCCCGGCGCCGCCGCCCGCCGCGGCTCCGCAGCAGCACGCACCCACGCCTCCGCCTGCGACGCCGCCCGCGGCCCGTCCGACTCCCACACCGCCCACCGCCGCTCCGCAGCAGCACGCACCGACACCTCCGCCGCCGCCTGCGGCCGGACCTTCGGGACGGCCTGCGCCTGCGCCGACAGCAACGCCCCCGGCACCTGCTGCTCCCGCAGCGCGCCCGGCAACGCCTGCTGGCCCGACCGCCACGCCTGCTCCGACAGCAACACCTGCGCCGACCGCAACGCCGGCTCCGGGCAGCACGCCGCCGACTGGCCGCCCCGGTGCACCGCCCCCCGGCGGACGTCCTGGCGCGCCCCCGGCAGGATCAGCGACACCGACTCCAGGCGCCACACCCGCGCCGACGGCCACGCCGACCCCCGGTGGCGCTCCGACGCCCCCGCCCGGACGTCCCGGTGCGGGACCCACGCCTGCTCCTGGGGCGACCCCGGCTCCAGCCGCGACGCCAACCCCCGGTCAGCAGGGAGGAACGCCTCCTGCTGGCGCGCCAGCGGCTCCGCCGACCCAGCCGCAGGCAGGCGCGCCGCCCCGGCCGCCGGCCCCTCCCGCCGGCGCTGCGGCGCCGAGCACCGTCCCGGGCTCCGCGGCTGCAACGCCTCCGCCCAACAGGGCGCAATACGCGCCGCCGACGGTTGCGCCGGCCTTCCGAACCGCGCCCAGGGTCGCAGCACCGCTGCCGCCAGCACCGCGTCCGCCGCAGCGTGACCTCACGCCGCTCGCGATCGGTGCTGGCGTGGTGGCCGGCGCCGTGATCGGAGCCACCATCGCCGACCTCCACAATCAGCGGCGCGAATCCGTTGAAGGCGGTCGTACCGTCTACACCGAGCCGGACCGCATCATCATCCGCGATCCCGGTGGGCAGACATACGTGCGCGGCAACGATCTCTATCGCTTCCGCTACGGCGCCCGCGACATCCGCACCGAGACTGTCGGCGCCGATACCCGCACCGTGGTGATCCGTCCCGACGGCAGTGAAATCATCACTGTTGTCGGTCCGGACGGTCGGCTGCTGCGGCGAATTCGCAGGGATCCTCGCGGCCGCGAGCTCATCATCATCGACAACAGCTACCGGGATCCGCAGTCGGTCGGCGGCTTCTATGTCGACGCACCGCCGCCGGTCGTGAACATTCCTTACGACCGCTATATCGTCGATGCCCAGGAGGCGTCGCCGGACGTGATCTACCAGACCATGCGGGCACCGCCGGTGCAGCGGATCGATCGGCGTTATACGCTCGACGAAATCCGCTACAGCCCCAACGTTCGCATGCAGATGCCGAGCATCGACGTCAACTCGATTACGTTCGAGACGGGTTCGTGGACGATCCCACCGGATCAGGCGTCCAAGCTGCAAGTGATCGCCGACGGTCTCAATCAGGCGATCCAGGCCAACCCGCGCGCGGTGTTCCTGATCGAGGGACACACTGACGCGGTCGGCAACGACGTCGACAATCTGTCATTGTCGGATCGTCGCGCGCAGTCCGCGGCCGAATTGCTGACCCAGCAATTCGGTGTGCCGTCTGAGAACCTGACGTCGCAGGGCTACGGCGAGCAGTACCTGAAGGAGCAGACGCAAGGACCGAGCGCGATCAACCGACGCGTCACCGTCCGCAACATCACGCCTCTGCTCAACGGCGGCCAGGCCTCGCTGCCGCCGCCCCCGCCCGGCACCGCGCCGCCGCGCTAA